One window of Mucilaginibacter inviolabilis genomic DNA carries:
- the recC gene encoding exodeoxyribonuclease V subunit gamma: MALQFKVSNSLSALAAELAKNLKAEQGSVFLPQYLVTQTTGMNNWLKMKTAELNGISANLRFLKPNDMIYQVYFKLGGQKNQVLSADHLQWVIFDLLNRADFTGKFLFIASYYPGGDELKRLGLATKVADLFDQYQIYRPEMIESWNNADTAAKDADWQCWLWNASREKLGTAMPDKTIILQEIRRSLQQPDRTRQLTERVLGVHLFGLSILTAYHIDFFYQLSEHIDVSFYLLNPSPDAYWYEDRSEAQIARWLSRQGGARNNYAPPILGNQLLTSWGRVLQDTFGLFFKHEEFLNQFEAIGVAPPEPSTLLGKIQFDIFNNAMEQDRQVFSPDDLKDQTVSINACYTPAREVEVLYNYLVGLVDQAAELYSPRDIVVMVTDIDAYAPYIKAIFGSAPYRFPYTIADESYQAVDGFFSTLQLIMELREDNFKAENVLQILELAYVKERFRIHDTELVRNVVRAANIRFGIRGETSDDSYTLSWLNGLNRIIYGICMRSEDEYMLNETGFYPLDIVEGAQAFELIRFSHFVRVLISMVTEQSRPRPLSDWCQYLREVVTGLMYEPDGEENPEFDLFNDQLERLNLVAGIMQEPVSFTVFRKNFVQLLSGESRAGAFMSGGITFCSLIPMRSIPFKVVALLGLNFDKFPRKELPLSFNLIEKQRRRGDRNIKENDRHLFLETVLSARDRLYISYIGRSQKDNSLIPPSALVDELVDYVGSGLAEPSPTGANRLTRLHPLHSFSHLYADPDSGLVSYFGEAIDNPKGFSYNEQAAAPDIDFASVAVQQLLSFYKYPVKYYYNKILGVYYGDDSVLLPETELFELDHLQQWALKQALVLIPQEEWPAFRQKEVKTGQLPLNTMAELAIEASAEQVAPVLALLAECMLEGPARNAPVRIDLAETTISGSLTQVYGNKQLVTCFSKKEEKHRLDCYLRHLLATAAGLGLETYFISGVTAEVSVLRANLLTVDEAKGRLEELLVPFISGHQQPYLFATEFLNKRDTIAGLDDAGFDAFLDRAIYGGQSAFIHDEYLIMEYDGGFFDSPGTCQQLTANINLIYGPVPDSFQSI, encoded by the coding sequence ATGGCCTTACAATTTAAAGTATCCAATTCTCTTTCGGCTTTGGCTGCTGAGCTGGCTAAAAACCTCAAAGCCGAGCAAGGCAGCGTTTTCCTGCCGCAATACCTGGTCACCCAAACCACCGGTATGAACAACTGGCTGAAAATGAAGACAGCCGAACTGAACGGCATCAGCGCTAACCTTCGGTTTTTGAAGCCGAATGATATGATCTACCAGGTTTATTTTAAGCTTGGGGGACAAAAAAACCAGGTATTATCGGCCGACCACCTGCAATGGGTGATCTTCGACTTATTGAACCGTGCTGACTTTACGGGGAAGTTCCTTTTTATTGCCAGCTACTATCCAGGAGGCGACGAACTGAAACGCCTGGGCCTGGCGACCAAAGTTGCGGACTTGTTCGACCAGTACCAGATCTACCGGCCGGAGATGATTGAAAGCTGGAACAATGCGGATACAGCAGCGAAGGATGCCGACTGGCAATGCTGGTTGTGGAACGCGAGCCGGGAAAAGCTGGGTACGGCGATGCCAGATAAAACCATTATTTTACAGGAAATACGACGCAGCCTTCAACAGCCGGACCGTACCAGGCAACTGACTGAACGGGTATTGGGCGTTCATCTTTTTGGCTTGTCTATTTTAACGGCTTACCATATTGACTTTTTTTACCAGCTGAGTGAGCATATCGATGTCAGTTTTTATTTATTGAACCCTTCACCGGACGCTTACTGGTATGAAGACCGCAGCGAGGCGCAAATTGCCCGGTGGTTGAGCAGGCAAGGCGGGGCAAGGAACAATTACGCGCCGCCCATCCTGGGTAACCAGTTATTAACCAGTTGGGGGCGTGTACTCCAGGATACTTTCGGGTTGTTTTTTAAGCACGAGGAGTTCCTGAACCAGTTCGAGGCTATCGGCGTGGCACCACCCGAACCCAGCACCTTGCTGGGCAAAATCCAATTTGATATTTTTAATAATGCAATGGAACAAGACCGCCAGGTTTTTAGTCCGGATGACCTGAAAGACCAGACCGTCAGTATCAACGCTTGTTATACACCGGCGAGGGAAGTGGAAGTACTGTATAATTACCTGGTCGGCTTGGTCGATCAGGCTGCCGAACTTTATTCGCCCCGGGATATTGTCGTCATGGTAACCGATATCGACGCCTATGCGCCCTACATCAAAGCCATTTTCGGATCGGCGCCTTACCGCTTTCCCTACACCATTGCTGACGAAAGCTACCAGGCCGTCGACGGCTTTTTCAGTACCCTACAATTGATCATGGAACTCCGGGAAGATAATTTTAAAGCGGAGAACGTCCTGCAAATACTCGAACTGGCTTATGTCAAGGAACGTTTCCGTATACATGATACGGAACTGGTCCGTAATGTGGTCCGGGCCGCCAATATCCGCTTTGGTATCCGGGGCGAAACGAGCGATGATTCTTATACCCTGAGCTGGCTCAATGGCTTGAACCGGATCATTTATGGTATTTGCATGCGCAGCGAAGATGAATACATGCTCAACGAGACAGGGTTTTACCCGCTTGATATCGTAGAAGGGGCGCAGGCGTTTGAATTGATACGCTTTAGTCATTTCGTGCGGGTGCTCATTTCTATGGTGACCGAACAAAGCCGCCCGCGTCCGCTGAGCGACTGGTGCCAGTACCTGCGGGAGGTAGTGACCGGCCTGATGTATGAGCCGGACGGCGAGGAAAATCCCGAATTTGACCTTTTCAACGATCAGCTCGAGCGGCTTAACCTTGTCGCGGGCATCATGCAGGAACCCGTGAGCTTCACCGTATTCCGAAAGAACTTTGTTCAGCTGTTGTCCGGCGAATCACGCGCCGGCGCCTTTATGTCCGGGGGGATTACTTTTTGTTCGCTCATCCCCATGCGCAGTATCCCTTTCAAGGTTGTTGCGCTACTCGGGCTTAACTTCGATAAATTTCCGCGTAAAGAACTACCGCTCAGCTTTAACCTTATCGAAAAGCAGCGCCGCCGCGGCGACCGCAACATTAAGGAAAATGACCGGCACTTGTTCCTGGAGACGGTCTTATCAGCCAGGGACCGGCTGTACATCAGTTATATCGGGCGCAGTCAAAAAGACAATTCGCTTATACCACCTTCCGCGCTGGTGGATGAGCTGGTCGATTATGTGGGCAGCGGCTTAGCCGAACCGTCGCCGACGGGCGCAAACCGCCTGACCCGCCTGCACCCGCTGCATAGTTTCAGTCATTTATATGCCGACCCCGACAGCGGCCTGGTCAGCTATTTTGGCGAAGCGATCGATAATCCCAAAGGCTTTAGCTATAATGAGCAGGCCGCAGCTCCCGACATCGATTTTGCCTCGGTAGCAGTTCAGCAGTTATTGTCTTTTTATAAATACCCGGTCAAATATTATTACAATAAGATATTAGGTGTTTATTATGGCGACGACAGTGTCTTATTGCCGGAGACAGAACTTTTCGAGCTTGACCATTTGCAGCAGTGGGCGTTAAAACAGGCGTTGGTACTGATCCCGCAGGAGGAATGGCCGGCCTTTCGGCAGAAAGAAGTCAAGACCGGCCAGCTGCCTTTGAACACCATGGCAGAACTGGCCATCGAGGCTTCCGCCGAACAGGTTGCGCCGGTGCTGGCCCTTTTAGCCGAGTGCATGCTGGAAGGACCTGCCAGAAACGCTCCGGTCCGGATCGACTTAGCTGAAACGACCATTAGCGGGTCATTGACCCAGGTCTATGGCAATAAACAATTGGTGACCTGCTTTTCCAAGAAAGAAGAGAAACACCGCTTAGACTGCTACCTCCGGCACTTACTGGCAACAGCGGCAGGCCTCGGCCTGGAAACGTATTTTATCTCCGGCGTTACTGCCGAGGTAAGTGTGCTTCGGGCAAACCTTTTAACTGTGGATGAGGCGAAGGGCCGTTTGGAAGAGTTGCTGGTGCCATTCATCTCAGGCCATCAGCAACCGTACCTTTTTGCAACCGAATTTTTGAATAAAAGGGACACGATCGCCGGTTTGGATGATGCCGGATTTGATGCTTTTTTAGACCGGGCCATTTATGGCGGTCAGTCGGCATTTATCCATGATGAATACTTGATAATGGAATATGACGGCGGTTTTTTTGATTCGCCCGGCACTTGTCAGCAACTAACGGCAAATATCAACCTCATTTACGGTCCTGTACCCGATTCTTTTCAAAGCATATAA
- the recD gene encoding exodeoxyribonuclease V subunit alpha: protein MLQTTNDVHQQFAGFFNDAQLYPYAYEVSKKLSEGHICIELSDSKPLATLSLVGTADEMQPFILHKDKLYLQRYFTYETLIRDRILAFKTAESDLFADRAAQLLDETEFILQQFPGDDGNHTDWQLVAALSALLNNFTIITGGPGTGKTTTVAKLLAILYKLAPETKVALAAPTGKAAMRMGESLRKAGLITPEPIVPKTLHRLLQYVPGAPHFKHNAASPLPYDVVIVDEASMIDAALFAKLLDAVGKDTRLILLGDKDQLASVEAGSLLGDLCKMPHTVNHFDRDSAGFFAHWGPAAVSVSEQQSALSGHVVELQISRRFSADKGIGKFSKALITNNTAVMDQMMSAGTDPHVIVDDQYDEATFEKFVSAYQAYIQEPDTLTALRKFNALRILCPVKGGEQGVNRVNRRVEEYLRKKQLINPSAAYYINRPVMITANYYELDLFNGDTGLIRPDETGALKAWFETTDGELRGLWPAYLPETETVFAMTVHKSQGSEYEEVFVMLPKSANESLMTRELLYTAVTRAKQTVTIQGSKPQIQQIASTSVARISGLAARFEETLSRSSVYGLTI, encoded by the coding sequence ATGCTGCAAACCACCAACGATGTTCATCAACAATTCGCCGGTTTTTTTAACGACGCTCAATTATATCCTTATGCTTATGAAGTTTCAAAAAAATTAAGTGAGGGTCATATCTGTATAGAACTTAGTGACAGCAAACCTTTGGCGACGCTATCTTTAGTCGGAACCGCTGATGAAATGCAGCCTTTTATCTTACACAAGGACAAGCTTTATCTCCAGCGCTATTTTACTTATGAAACCTTGATCCGCGACCGCATCCTGGCTTTTAAAACAGCGGAAAGCGATTTGTTCGCCGATCGTGCTGCGCAATTGCTTGATGAAACGGAATTTATTTTACAACAGTTCCCTGGCGACGACGGCAACCACACCGACTGGCAACTGGTTGCAGCATTGAGCGCGTTGCTGAACAATTTTACCATCATCACCGGCGGCCCCGGCACCGGCAAAACCACGACCGTCGCCAAACTTCTGGCTATACTATATAAACTGGCACCTGAAACGAAGGTTGCACTCGCCGCCCCAACCGGAAAAGCTGCCATGCGCATGGGCGAATCGCTGCGTAAAGCGGGCTTGATAACCCCTGAACCAATCGTGCCGAAGACCCTGCATCGTTTACTCCAATATGTACCCGGTGCTCCCCATTTCAAGCATAATGCCGCTTCCCCTTTACCTTATGATGTCGTTATTGTCGACGAAGCTTCCATGATCGACGCAGCGCTGTTTGCGAAACTGCTGGATGCCGTGGGAAAGGATACCCGGCTGATCCTGCTTGGTGATAAAGACCAGCTGGCCTCAGTAGAGGCAGGCAGTCTTTTGGGTGACCTTTGCAAAATGCCGCATACGGTCAACCATTTTGATCGGGACAGCGCCGGCTTTTTCGCGCATTGGGGCCCGGCAGCTGTATCCGTTTCGGAACAACAATCCGCCTTATCTGGTCATGTTGTCGAGCTGCAAATAAGCCGGCGTTTCAGCGCCGATAAGGGCATCGGCAAATTCAGCAAAGCGCTGATTACGAATAACACGGCTGTGATGGACCAAATGATGAGCGCAGGTACTGATCCGCACGTCATCGTAGACGACCAGTATGATGAAGCCACTTTCGAGAAATTTGTCAGTGCTTATCAGGCTTATATTCAAGAGCCGGACACGCTTACCGCGCTTCGCAAATTCAATGCGCTGCGCATTCTTTGCCCGGTCAAAGGAGGTGAGCAAGGTGTCAACCGCGTGAACAGGAGAGTGGAGGAATATTTGCGAAAAAAACAGCTGATCAATCCTTCGGCGGCTTATTATATTAACCGCCCGGTCATGATCACCGCTAATTATTATGAACTGGATTTATTCAACGGCGATACGGGCTTGATTCGGCCAGATGAAACCGGCGCGCTCAAAGCCTGGTTTGAAACAACGGATGGTGAACTCCGGGGCTTATGGCCCGCTTATTTGCCCGAAACGGAAACGGTGTTCGCCATGACCGTTCACAAAAGCCAGGGCTCTGAATACGAGGAGGTGTTCGTTATGCTGCCGAAAAGCGCCAATGAAAGCCTCATGACGCGTGAGCTGCTGTATACAGCGGTCACCCGGGCAAAACAAACCGTTACCATCCAGGGCTCCAAACCTCAAATCCAGCAAATTGCCTCCACTTCGGTAGCACGTATTTCCGGACTGGCAGCCCGTTTTGAAGAAACCTTATCCCGCAGTTCCGTTTATGGCCTTACAATTTAA
- a CDS encoding CHAP domain-containing protein, with protein MPSWWGNGQQFVNSNIANQGGPSVQDIRNNIVRIAENYEGSTAWGYYVAKGNFPARCNKCNLYVYDVLKKAGANPGLPHVNGKFPSTAADWANPFVKIPGWIVLTSKQAPMLGDIVAVQENYSDATGHVGIVIGPNLTSSFSSYTQQVTENDWGFRSDNGGWPVFRRYVGP; from the coding sequence TTGCCTTCCTGGTGGGGAAATGGACAACAATTTGTAAATTCGAATATCGCCAACCAGGGAGGGCCAAGCGTACAAGATATAAGGAATAACATTGTAAGAATTGCAGAAAATTATGAGGGATCAACGGCATGGGGCTACTACGTAGCTAAAGGTAATTTCCCAGCTCGTTGTAATAAATGTAACCTATACGTCTATGATGTATTGAAAAAAGCAGGGGCAAATCCAGGCCTTCCACATGTTAATGGTAAGTTCCCATCGACAGCTGCTGATTGGGCAAATCCATTTGTTAAAATTCCTGGATGGATAGTTCTCACCAGTAAGCAAGCTCCCATGCTGGGTGATATCGTTGCGGTACAAGAAAATTATTCTGATGCAACTGGCCACGTTGGAATCGTAATAGGCCCTAATTTAACAAGTAGCTTTTCCAGTTATACACAACAGGTAACCGAGAATGATTGGGGATTTCGATCGGATAATGGCGGTTGGCCAGTTTTCAGGCGTTATGTAGGACCTTAA
- a CDS encoding RHS repeat-associated core domain-containing protein, which produces MGGIEWQNDFGNPPDYYQTFYRSYDAALDRWTGVDPIAESAESMTGYQYAGNSPMMNNDPMGNLLRQDDDSRISGPNAFSAQNQASSDAWIYGGGGDGGGGGSGWGSTGFGGIPINNGPMGTVIYDINQGIGTLGNAVAAINYITGQRVGSVQNVASTYAASMALAAGGNPGSTMLQK; this is translated from the coding sequence GTGGGCGGCATCGAGTGGCAGAACGATTTTGGAAACCCTCCTGATTATTACCAGACTTTTTACCGGAGCTATGATGCGGCTTTGGACAGATGGACAGGTGTTGATCCGATTGCGGAATCAGCTGAAAGTATGACCGGTTATCAGTATGCGGGTAATAGCCCGATGATGAACAATGACCCTATGGGAAATTTATTGAGACAGGATGATGACTCCCGTATATCCGGTCCTAATGCTTTCTCGGCCCAAAACCAGGCGTCTTCTGACGCATGGATATATGGAGGTGGTGGTGATGGAGGAGGAGGTGGAAGTGGATGGGGCTCAACAGGATTTGGAGGGATACCAATCAATAATGGGCCCATGGGAACGGTGATATACGACATCAATCAAGGTATCGGGACTTTAGGGAATGCAGTAGCAGCGATCAATTACATCACAGGACAAAGAGTTGGATCTGTTCAAAACGTTGCTTCGACCTATGCTGCCAGCATGGCCTTGGCGGCAGGTGGAAATCCGGGGTCTACGATGCTCCAGAAGTAA